The following proteins come from a genomic window of Macaca thibetana thibetana isolate TM-01 chromosome 15, ASM2454274v1, whole genome shotgun sequence:
- the PPP6C gene encoding serine/threonine-protein phosphatase 6 catalytic subunit: MAPLDLDKYVEIARLCKYLPENDLKRLCDYVCDLLLEESNVQPVSTPVTVCGDIHGQFYDLCELFRTGGQVPDTNYIFMGDFVDRGYYSLETFTYLLALKAKWPDRITLLRGNHESRQITQVYGFYDECQTKYGNANAWRYCTKVFDMLTVAALIDEQILCVHGGLSPDIKTLDQIRTIERNQEIPHKGAFCDLVWSDPEDVDTWAISPRGAGWLFGAKVTNEFVHINNLKLICRAHQLVHEGYKFMFDEKLVTVWSAPNYCYRCGNIASIMVFKDVNTREPKLFRAVPDSERVIPPRTTTPYFL, from the exons cGGCTATGTGACTATGTTTGTGACCTCCTCTTAGAAGAGTCAAATGTTCAGCCAGTATCAACACCAGTAACAGTGTGTGGAGATATACATGGACAG ttttatgaCCTTTGTGAACTGTTCAGAACTGGAGGTCAGGTTCCTGACACAAACTACATATTTATG GGTGATTTTGTAGACAGAGGTTACTATAGTTTGGAGACCTTCACTTACCTTCTTGCATTAAAGGCTAAATGGCCTGATCGTATTACACTTTTGCGAGGAAATCATGAGAGTAGACAGATAACACAGGTCTATGGATTTTATG ATGAGTGCCAAACCAAATATGGAAATGCTAATGCCTGGAGATACTGTACCAAAGTTTTTGACATGCTCACAGTAGCAGCT TTAATAGATGAGCAGATTTTGTGTGTCCATGGTGGTTTATCTCCTGATATCAAAACACTGGATCAAATTCGAACCATCGAACGGAATCAGGAAATTCCTCATAAAGGAGCATTTTGTGATCTGGTTTGGTCAGATCCTGAAGATGTGGATACTTGGGCTATCAGTCCGCGAGGAGCAGGTTGGCTTTTTGGAGCAAAGGTCACAAATGAG TTTGTTCATATCAACAACTTAAAACTCATCTGCAGAGCACATCAACTAGTGCACGAAGGCTATAAATTTATGTTTGATGAGAAGCTGGTGACAGTATGGTCTGCTCCTAATTACTGCTATCGTTGTGGAAATATTGCTTCGATCATGGTCTTCAAAGATGTAAATACAAGAGAACCAAAGTTATTCCGGGCAGTTCCAGATTCAGAACGTGTTATTCCTCCCAGAACGACAACGCCGTATTTCCTTTGA
- the LOC126937198 gene encoding ribose-phosphate pyrophosphokinase 1-like, which produces MVLVGDVKDLVAILVDDMVDTCGTICHAADKLLLAGVTRVYAILTPSIFCGPAISHINNACFKAVVVTNTIPQDDKMKHRSKIQVIDISMILAEAIRKTHNEESISYLFSHVPL; this is translated from the coding sequence ATGGTGCTTGTGGGAGATGTGAAGGATCTGGTGGCCATCCTTGTGGATGACATGGTTGACACTTGTGGCACAATCTGCCATGCAGCTGACAAACTTCTCTTAGCTGGAGTCACCAGAGTTTATGCTATCTTGACTCCAAGTATCTTCTGTGGTCCAGCTATTTCTCACATCAACAACGCATGCTTTAAAGCAGTAGTAGTCACCAATACCATACCCCAGGACGACAAGATGAAGCACCGCTCCAAAATACAGGTGATCGACATCTCTATGATCCTTGCAGAAGCCATCAGGAAAACTCACAATGAAGAATCCATTTCTTACCTATTCAGTCATGTCCCTTTATAA